A part of Kryptolebias marmoratus isolate JLee-2015 linkage group LG8, ASM164957v2, whole genome shotgun sequence genomic DNA contains:
- the szrd1 gene encoding SUZ domain-containing protein 1, which yields MDEEVAESWEEAADSGEMEKRLEEKLRISQKEKESSNSSRSPLKATMVIQDNSLPAAPPPQIRILKRPTSNGSLGSPMNQNRPSPQVKSLAQREAEYAEARKRILGSACPEEAPQDKPNTDRPGRNNSTLPSEDSRSNNHTVRQPAGPDGTQGFRQHR from the exons ATGGATGAAGAGGTCGCCGAAAGTTGGGAAGAAGCTGCTGATAGTGGG gaaatggaaaaacggTTAGAAGAGAAGCTTCGGATCAGTCAGAAAGAAAA AGAGTCCAGTAATTCTTCAAGATCGCCATTAAAAGCAACCATGGTAATACAGGACAACTCTTTACCAGCAGCACCCCCACCTCAGATACGCATTTTGAAGCGGCCGACAAGTAACGGGTCCCTGGGATCCCCCATGAACCAGAACAGGCCTTCGCCCCAGGTCAAATCTCTGGCCCAGCGGGAAGCAGAGTATGCAGAGGCCCGGAAGCGAATACTGGGCAGCGCCTGCCCAGAGGAAGCTCCTCAGGACAAACCCAACACTGACAG gcCAGGGCGCAATAACTCCACACTGCCTTCAGAGGACTCCAGATCAAACAATCACACGGTCCGGCAGCCCGCCGGCCCAGACGGCACCCAGGGGTTCCGACAGCACAGATAA